TGCAGGAAATAGGTTGCGAAGGAGCAATTTTAGGGAAGGCGATCTATGAAAATAAGATCAGTTTAAAGCAACTGGAAGAGTTTGTTTTATAAATTTAAGCACCAAATTCCAAGCACCAAATTCCAAGAACCAAATTCCAAGCACCAAATTCCAAGCACCAGCACCAAATCTGAAATATTAAAATAAGAGGCAGGATTTGTGAAAAAGAATCTCACGTCTCAAATCTCATATCAATAATTTAAAATAATGCTGACAAAAAGAATAATTCCCTGTCTTGACATTAAAGACGGACGAACGGTAAAAGGGGTTAATTTTGTAAGTCTTCGGGATGCAGGGGATCCGGTGGAGCTGGCAGAGATTTACTCAAAGTCGGGCGCAGATGAGCTGGTTTTCCTGGATATTTCAGCCACCGAAGAGAAAAGAAAAACCCTGGCAGAACTGGTTCGAAAAGTGGCGGCCACCGTAAATATTCCGTTTACTGTTGGCGGCGGAATATCTTCAGTAGAAGATGTGGATGTGCTGCTTCAGAATGGAGCCGATAAAGTGGCGATCAATTCGGCGGCGGTAAAAAATCCGCAGTTGATCAATGAATTGGCAGCAAAATTTGGCAGGCAGTGCATTGTTGTGGCTGTTGATGCCAAGCAGGTAAAAGGAAAATGGCTGGTGCACTTGGTAGGTGGAAAAGTACCGACAGAAATTGACCTTTTTGACTGGGTAAAAGAAGTTGAGGAAAGAGGGGCCGGAGAGATTCTCTTCACTTCCATGGACCACGATGGTACAAAAGCCGGTTTTGCCAATGAAGCCCTGGAGAAAATATCTGAAATGCTGAGTATTCCTGTGATTGCTTCAGGTGGGGCAGGGAATAAAGAGCATTTTTGCGAGGCATTTACAAAAGGGAAAGCCGATGCTGCACTGGCGGCGAGTGTGTTCCACTTTAAAGAGATCGAGATCAGGGATCTTAAGCAGGAAATGAAGAAGCAGGGGATTGAAGTTCGGATTTAGTGATCAGTGTTCGGTGTTCAGTGTTCAGAATGAAATTAAATAAACTCTTTAGAAAAATGAAAGACTGGCGAGTTTCACGCTAAGGCCGCGAAGATCTTCGCAAAGAACGCAGAAAAACATCATTTGGAATTTGGTTATTGGAATTTGGTGCTTCCAATACGAATAGAAATCCTAAAAAAAAAATATATAGAAATGAAAATAGATTTTAGTAAAGATAAAGACGGTTTAGTTCCTGCGATCATTCAGGATGCGGAGACCAGAAATGTTTTGATGCTGGGGTACATGAATGAAGAAGCCCTGGAAAAAACAAAAGAGACCAAAAAAGTGACATTTTTCAGCCGTAGCAAACAGCGACTTTGGACCAAAGGGGAAGAAAGTGGTAATTTTCTTCATTTGATTGACCTGAAGGTGGATTGTGATAATGATACTTTACTCATTTCAGTAAATCCTGAAGGGCCAACCTGCCATACGGGAACCGACACCTGCTGGGGAGAAAATAATACTTCAGAAATGACATTTTTGGCTACTTTGGAAGAGGTGATCGCCGACAGAAGGTCAAATCCTGAAAATGAAAAGAGCTACGTGGCTTCATTGTTCAGAAGCGGAATGAACAAAATTGCCCAAAAAGTGGGAGAGGAGGCTGTTGAAGTTGTTATTGAGGCAAAAGATGAAAATGATGACCTGTTCCTCAATGAAAGTGCCGATCTGCTCTTCCATTATTTAATATTGTTGCAGGCAAAAGGCTACAGGCTTAGCGATGTTACACGTATTTTGAGCTCCAGGCACAGCAAATAAAAAAACAGCCTGTGATTTGATTCACAGGCTGTTATGGTATTTAAAATCAACTTTTACTTCGAGTCTTCGGAATTCTTTTCCTTTTTGGCCTTTTCAACCTTTATGGTCAATTCCTTCTTCTCTTCGTCGAGATCCATAAATACTTTGTCTCCTTCAGAAATATGGGAAGTGATGATCTCTTCGGCCAGGGCGTCTTCAATATATTTTTGAATGGCCCGGTTCAAAGGTCGCGCTCCATACTGCTTGTCAAAACCTTTTTCAGCAATATAATCTTTGGCTTTTGAACTTAGTTCAAGATCGTAACCCAAAGCTCCAATTCTTCCGAAGAGTTTTTCGAGTTCAATATCTATGATCTTGTGGATGTCTTCCTGCTCAAGTGGATTGAAGATCACCACATCGTCTACACGGTTGAGAAACTCGGGCGCAAAGGCCTTTTTAAGGGCGCTTTCAATAACACTACGGGCATTCTCGTCCATCTGGTTCTTTCTTGCAGAAGTTCCAAATCCAACTCCCTGTCCAAAATCCTTCAGCTTTCTTGCTCCAATATTGGAGGTCATGATGATGATGGTATTCCTGAAGTCGATCTTGCGACCAAGGCTGTCGGTTAAATACCCGTCGTCAAGCACCTGCAAGAGCATGTTAAACACATCGGGGTGGGCTTTTTCCACTTCGTCGAGCAGGATCACTGCGTAAGGTTTTCTACGTACCTTCTCGGTTAACTGTCCGCCTTCTTCGTAACCTACATATCCCGGAGGTGCTCCAATTAATCTGCTCACGGCAAATTTTTCCATGTACTCACTCATGTCGATGCGTATCAAAGCATCTTCATTGTCGAATAACTCGCGGGAAAGGATCTTTGCCAGCTGGGTTTTACCAACCCCGGTTTGCCCGAGGAAGATAAAGGAACCAATAGGCTTGTTTGGATCTTTTAGGCCGGCGCGGTTACGCTGGATGGCTTTCACCACCTTACCAACAGCATCATCCTGCCCAATCACTTTTCCTTTAATAAGTTCCGGTAACTTGTACAGTTTGTTGATCTCGGTTTGTGCTATCCTGTTAACCGGGACGCCGGTCATCATTGATACCACATCGGCAACATTATCTTCGGTTACTGTTTCCCTGTGCAGTTTAGATTCTTCTTCCCAGCGGGCCTGGGCCTGGGCTAGGTCTTTTTCTATATTCTTTTCGTCATCGCGCAGTTTGGCAGCTTCTTCGTATTTCTGCTTTTTAACCACGGTGTTTTTAAGTTCACGTACTTCTTCAAGCTTGCGCTCCAGTTCAAGGATTTGTTTTGGAACGTCAATGTTGGTAATGTGAACCCGGGATCCGGCTTCATCTAACGCATCTATAGCCTTATCTGGCAGAAATCTGTCGGTCATGTACCTGCTTGTCAGTTTCACACAGGCTTCAATGGCTTCATCGGTATAGGTGACATTATGATGTTCCTCGTACTTATCTTTGATATTATTGAGTATTTCAATAGTTTCTTCGATAGAGGTGGGTTCTACGATCACTTTTTGGAAACGGCGTTCTAAAGCACCGTCTTTTTCAATATACTGCCTGTACTCATCGAGCGTAGTAGCGCCAATACATTGAATTTCACCCCTGGCCAGTGCTGGTTTGAACATGTTGCTGGCATCGAGACTACCTGTGGCGCCACCGGCACCTACTATAGTGTGTATCTCATCGATAAAGAGAATGATGTCATCATTCTTCTCAAGTTCGTTCATAACGGCTTTCATCCTTTCCTCAAACTGGCCGCGGTACTTGGTTCCTGCAACTAAACTGGCAAGGTCTAGCGTTACTACGCGTTTGTCAAAAAGGATCCTTGAGACCTTTCTTTTTACAATTCTAAGGGCAAGGCCTTCGGCAATGGCCGATTTTCCTACTCCCGGCTCTCCAATAAGCAGCGGGTTGTTCTTTTTTCTTCGGCTCAAGATCTGGGAAACGCGTTCGATCTCTTTCTCGCGACCTACCACAGGGTCGAGTTTATCAAGTTCTGCAAGCGCCGTGAGATCCCTTCCGAAGTTATCTAGAACCGGCGTCTTGGATTTCTTTGTAGATTTTCCGGGGGTACCGGCAAAAGGATTGCTTTTCCCGGAATCCTCAGAGCCTGCGTCTTCATCTGAAAATGATTCGGCAGTAGGGGAGTCCATATAATCATCGTCATTGGTGATCATGTACTTGAACTGGTCTTTTACCCCGTCATAATCTACTTTTAACTTGTTAAGAAGTTTGGTGGTGGGATCGTTCTCATTCCTCAAAATGCACAGTAGCAGGTGAGCCGTATTAATGGAAGTGCTTTGGAAAAGCTTGGCTTCCAAAAATGTGGTTTTAAGGGCCCTTTCTGCCTGGCGGGTTAAGTGAAGATTTCTCTTCTCGTTAGATTCTACAGCCACATCTGGATTTGCGGGGCTAAGAATCTCTACTTTTCTTCTTAAATGAGTGAGGTCAACATCCAGGGCATTAAGTATATTAATGGCTTTACCATCACCGTCCCTTAGAAGACCCAGCATTAAATGCTCTGTGCCTATAAAGTCATGGCCAAGCCTTAAGGCTTCTTCCTTGCTGTAGGCAATCACATCTTTTACTCTTGGTGAAAAATTATCATCCATGTTAATTCCTTTCTCTCTTGATTATGTTTATACGGGTTTCAAAAACCGTACCCGATTCTATAAAGTTTGTTTTTATGAAGTAAAGCTAATTGACGAATTTGGATCATTAAAACAAAGCAGAATGTAATGAACTTATTAACCAAGCACAACTAAAAATTTGTTAATAAAATACAAGAAAACCTCAATGAATAGTGCGCCCGGGTGGGGTAAAATGCGTAAATTGGCACGTTAGATTTTTGAACCAAAATAACAGATATTTATGGCTGAAGGAGAAAAGTTAATTCCTATCAATATTGAAGATGAAATGAAGTCGGCCTACATTGATTATTCAATGTCGGTCATTGTGTCACGTGCCCTGCCAGACGTTCGTGACGGTTTGAAACCGGTGCACCGCCGGGTATTATATGGAATGTATGAACTGGGAGTACTATCCAACAGGGCTCACAAGAAATCTGCAAGAATTGTTGGGGAAGTTCTAGGTAAGTTTCACCCGCACGGGGATTCTTCTGTGTATGACACTATGGTGCGCATGGCGCAGGAGTGGAGTTTGCGTTACATGCTTGTAGACGGGCAGGGGAACTTTGGTTCAATTGATGGAGACAGCCCTGCAGCAATGCGTTATACCGAAGCAAGGATGCGCAAAATAAGTGAAGATATGCTGGCCGATATCGACAAGGAAACGGTAGATATGCAGCTCAATTTTGATGATACTATCCATGAGCCTTCAGTTTTGCCTACCCGAATTCCTAACCTTCTTGTAAACGGCGCCAGCGGTATTGCGGTAGGTATGGCTACAAACATGCCCCCTCACAATCTTTCAGAAGTGGTTGATGGTATTGTAGCCTATATAGAAAACAACGACATTGAGGTAGATGAACTCATTGAACATGTAAAAGCCCCCGATTTTCCTACCGGCGGTACTATTTACGGCTATGATGGGGTGCGGGAAGCTTTTAAAACCGGTCGTGGAAGGATTGTAATAAGAGCCAAGGCCCATACCGAAGAAGTGGCAGGGAAAGAAGCTATAGTAGTTACTGAAATCCCATACCAGGTCAATAAAGCGGAAATGATCAAGAAAACCGCTGAGCTTGTCAATGAAAAGAAAATAGAGGGTATTTCTCTCATCAGAGATGAATCTGACCGAAATGGTATGCGCATCGTTTATATTCTGAAAAGAGATGCGATCCCAAACATTGTACTCAATTTACTGTATAAGCACACAGCGCTTCAAAGTTCTTTTAGTGTCAATAACATTGCGTTGGTGAACGGCCGTCCTCAAATGCTGAATTTGAGAGATATGATCTACCATTTTGTAGAGCACCGTCATGAAGTTGTGGTGCGCCGTACAGAGTATGAGCTGAGAAAAGCTGAAGAGCGGGCACATATCCTTGAAGGTTTAATTATTGCTTCAGATAATATTGACGAGGTAATTGCCTTAATTAGGGCTTCGAGCAATGCTGATGAAGCCCGTAGCAAGTTAATTGAGCGTTTCGAACTTACCGAGATCCAGGCTAAGGCGATAGTCGAGATGCGCTTAAGACAGCTTACTGGTCTTGAGCAGGACAAACTTCGTGCAGAGTACGAGGAGATCATGAAGACCATTGAAGACCTTAAAGATATTCTTGCCCGTAAGGAGCGTAGAATGGAGGTGATCAAAGAAGAGATGCTCGAAGTGAAGGAAAAATATGGAGATGAGCGGCGATCAAGCATAGAGTATGCCGGAGGTGACCTGAGCATGGAAGACATGATCCCCGATGAGCAGGTGGTGATCACCATTTCACACGCAGGGTATATTAAAAGGACTTCGCTTACCGAATACAAAACCCAGAACAGGGGTGGAGTTGGCCAGAAAGGTTCTACCACGAGAAATGAAGACTTCCTCGAGAACCTGTTTATTGGAACCAACCACCAGTACATGTTGTTCTTTACTGAAAAAGGCAAGTGCTTCTGGATGAGGGTTTTCGAGATTCCTGAAGGAAGTAAAACTTCAAAAGGAAGAGCAATTCAGAATTTGATCAACCTGGAGCCGGATGATAAGCTTAAAGCTTTTATTTGTACTAAAGACCTGAAGGACGAAGAGTATATCAACAGTCATTATGTAATGATGGCTACCAAGAAGGGACAGGTGAAAAAGACTTCCCTTGAACAATACTCAAGGCCAAGAACCAACGGTATTAATGCAATTACCATTCGTGAGGGTGATGAGTTACTTGAAGCGAGATTAACTACAGGAGAAAGTCAAGTGATGCTGGCCTTGAGAAGCGGAAAAGCAATAAGGTTCGACGAAAGCAAGACGAGGCCAATGGGTAGAAATGCTTCCGGGGTAAGGGGTATTACTCTGGCCGATGACACCGATGAGGTAGTAGGCATGATCACCATTGAGAACCCAATGGAAGAAACAGTACTTGTAGTTTCGGAAAACGGGTACGGAAAAAGGACCTATATAGATGACCCCGAAGATGGGGAGCCAATCTACAGAATCACCAACCGTGGTGGTAAAGGTGTAAAAACCATTTCTATTACGGCTAAAACAGGTAACCTGGTTGCCATTAAGAACGTAACAGACCTTGATGACCTTATGATCATTAATAAGTCGGGGCTTGCTATTAGAACTTCTGTGTCTAATTTAAGGGTCATGGGGCGTGCAACCCAGGGAGTTAGACTTATCAATTTAAGAAATAATGACTCTATTGCGGCAGTGGCTAAAGTGATTAATGAAGAGGAGGATGTTGAAGACGTAGCCGGTGACGCAACCCCCGAAATTACTGATCAAAATCAGGATGGCACAACTATTGCAAACGATAGTGAGGAATAATTTTAAATCAAAACCAAAAAAGATGAAAACCAGAATTTTAACGGCAGCACTCGCTATGTTTACTGTCGTATCATTTGCCCAAAAGAAGGAAATTAGACGAGCCGGTAAAGCGGTTGAAAAAGGAGAATATCAGGAAGCTAAGAATTACCTTCAGCAGGCAGAAGCACAGTTAGCTAGCGCTGACGAAGATGAAAAAGCTGATTTCTACCTTTACAGAGGATATGCGCTGGTAGGTAACGGACAAAATGTACCTACGGCCGACCTTATGGCAGCTTCAGAAGCTATGAAAAAAGCTAAAGAACTTGGTCATGGCGAGGCAGAACAGGGAATGGCTGCAGTAAGTAATGCATTGGTAAATGCAGCTATTGAAGACCAAAACGCTCAGAACTTTTCAGAAGCTTCCAAAAAACTGGAAGCAAGCTATAGAATGAGCAACCGGGATACGGTATACCTTTATTATGCGGCTTCAAACGCTGTAAATGCAAAAGACTATGACCAGGCCTTAAAGTATTATGAGGAGCTTCAGGACATTGGTTTTACAGGAGAAGAAACTATTTATACCGCTGTAAATAAGGAAACCGGCGAAGAAGAGAGAATGGCTTCTAAAGAGCAAAGGGACCTTTTCGTGAAATCTGGTAACTACATCAATCCTCAGGATAAAAAAGAAGAGTCTAAAGAAGGAGAGATTGCCAAGAACATCGCGCTTATCTATATTGAAAAAGGCGATAATGACAAGGCTGTTGCAGCCATGGAAAAAGCCAAACAGGCAAATCCTAATGATGCAGGCCTTATGCAGGCAGAAGCAGACATGTACTACAGAATGGGGGATATGGCAAAATACAGGGAAATCCTGGAAGAAGTAGTAAGCCAAAATCCAAATGATGCCACTTTGTATTATAACATGGGGGTTAGTTCAGCAGAACTAGGAGAAAATGACCGTGCCGTAGAGTACTACAACAAAGCTCTTGAAATTGATCCTAGCATGCACAATGCAAGAATCAATATAGCATTTGTGATCCTTTCTAAAGAAGCTCCCCTGGTAGAAGAGATGAACAGCCTTGGTATGAGCAAAGCCGATCAAAAGAAGTATGATGAATTGGCTAAAGAACGTCAGCAGATATACAGAGATGCCCTTCCGCACCTGGAAAAAGTTCTTGATAAAGACGCTGATAATATCGAAGCTGCCAGAACAATGATGAATATCTACTATCAGTTAAACGAGACTGAAAAGGCAGAAGAAATGAAAGCTAAGATCGCAGAACTTGAAGTTAATGCAGCTGCTGCTCCAAAACAATAATCAGGAGTCTTAACATATAAAAAAAGCCCGTTCATTTTTTGAACGGGCTTTTTTTATATGATCTTTTTGATCACTCTCAGCTTATGCGTGTGCCGGCGAAGTTCGGCATTGTATATCCCCGAGTGGTCTATACGATCAAGCCGCACTTTTCCGTCTACGTGTATAATGTAGTTGTCTCTCATCATAATGCCAACATGGTTAATAGATCCGTCGGGACTGTCAAAAAATGCCAGGTCTCCGGGTTCGCTTTCTTCAATAAAACTAAGTGATTCTCCCTGTTGGGCCTGCTGGGCAGCATTTCTGGCAAGCTTATAGCCATTCAGTTTGTAGACCATTTGGGTGAAACCACTGGCATCTATACCCATAGGGCTTTTTCCACCCCACATAAATGGCGTATTGAGGTACAAAAAGGCCGTTTCTATAAGCCTTTCTTTTGGTTGAGCATTGATGGTCACTGCACCCGAATGTTCGTGTTTTAAAAGGCCAGCGGCGTTGAGTACAGATCCAATAGGAATTGGAATAAGTTGTCCTTCGCTCGTGACAAACTCCATCAGGTCTGCTGAAAGCTGAAGTTCTTCTGCTTTTAACCGGTCATATTCCGCCTGAGAGATTTTTAGCAGTTGTTTGTTGTCGATCCAGGCTTCAAGGTCTTCAAAAGAAGTGCGAATTCTTGACCATTTTCCTCTTTCTTCCAGAACCTTAAAGGTTTCCCCGTAAAGCAGCTGACTAACCATTTCGGCGGTGTGCGCAGGTTCTGCTCTTAGCGGAACCGTGCCTAAAATACAAATGGCATATTGCATTAAAAAAGATGCTTTCTAACCTGAATTATTGTGGACGTTCAATAACAATAGCCGAAGCACCACCGCCACCATTACAAATGGCTGCAGCACCTATTTTTGCGTTGTTTTGTTCCAGTACGCTTAATAGGGTGATGATAATTCTTACCCCCGAACAACCAAGAGGATGACCTAAAGAAACGGCACCTCCATTCACATTGGTGTTTTTATCGGTAAGGCCTAAAATTTTCATGTTGGCCAGGCCAACCACCGAAAATGCTTCATTGAATTCAAAAAAGTCAACTTCTTCCTGAGAAATTTTGGCCTTTTTGAGGGCTTTAGGGAGTGCTATGGCCGGAGCGGTAGTAAATTTCTCCGGGTCCTGGGCAGCATCTGCAAATCCTTTAATGCTCGCCAGAACTTTTAATCCCAGTTCTTCAGCCTTTTCACGGCTCATAAGCACCACTGCACCCGCACCATCGTTGATAGTAGACGCATTGGCAGCTGTTACCGTACCCTCTTTAGAAAAAGCCGGGCGTAAAGAAGCCAGCTTGTCCATTTTTACATTTTTGTATTCTTCATCCTCTTTTACTATAACAGGCTCTCCCTTTCGCTGGGGCACTTCTACAGGAACAACTTCATTATCAAATTTTCCTTCTTTCCAGGCTTTTGCAGATCTTTCGTAGGACTGTGCCGCAAATTTATCCTGGTCTTCTCTTGTAAACTCGTGTTCAATGGCACAATTATCGGCACAAACGCCCATGGCAAGTTGATTATACGCATCCATGAGTCCGTCTTTCTGTAGTCCGTCAATCATCGTGGCAGGTCCAAATTTCTGCCCGTTTCTTAGGTGAAGGTAGTGAGGTATCATGCTCATGTTCTCCATTCCGCCCGCAACTATAATGTCGGCATCCCCCAGGGCTATAGATTGGGCTCCCTGCATCACTGCTTTCATCCCGCTCGCGCAAACTTTATTTACGGTGGTGCATGGAACAGAGTAAGGAATACCGGCACCCAAAGCCGCCTGTCTTGCAGGAGCCTGGCCTAAACCTGCCTGCACCACATTTCCCATAAGTACCTCGTCTACCATTTCAGGTTTGAGATTGATCTTCTCAAGAGCTCCTTTTATTGCTGTTGATCCCAGTTTGGTCGCGGGTATGGTGGATAAGCTGCCCAAAAAACTTCCTATGGGAGTTCTGGCTGCGCTTACTATGACTACTTCCTTATTCATGGTTTAGAGGATTAAGATTTTACTTTTTGCGAATTTAATCATTTTATAAGGAAGAAACCAACGGGTTCTCCACAGCCAGCTTTTTTTAGTACTTTTGATAAGAGATAGCCCGGCATGAAATCATTTATAAACAGTCTTTATAAAAATCAGGACCTTTTTTACAAAGTTTTTCTATTTCTCCTTACCACCTTTATCATTGTGTATATGTTTCCGAAGGGTGGTAAGTTTAAATACGAAATCCCCAAAGGGAAACCATGGCAGTATGAGAACCTGTACGCGCCTTTCGATTTTGCCATTTTAAAGACCCCGGAAGAACTCGCTGCCGAAAAGGAGGAGATCAACAAGACCCATATCCCATATTATGATTATAATGCTGAAGTAGTCTCGCAGGTAGAAGCAAGCCTGGAAGAGCAGTTTGTGCGCATCTTCCCCGACACGCTTACCCGAAGGGAAAACATGCGGCTTCAGGATTTTATACAGAATACTTTTGAAGAGATCTACGATGCCGGGGTGTTGCAGGAGATCGTGCCTCTTAGCCCAGATCAGTTAATTTACCTGCGCGAAGGCAACGAAGTTACCGAGGTGACCTATAAAAGCATAATAAAGCAGAACCAGCTAAGGGATTTTCTCAACCGGAAAATTGACCAGGCACAGCTTCAAAATTACCGGGAGGAGTTGATAGGTCTTTTCTTTGATAGCGTGAGACCCAATGTCACTTATAACGAAGCACTTACCCAGAGCGATCTCGAAAGCAGGTACAACCAGATTTCCTATACCCGCGGAAATGTTGAACGGGGTACCATAATTGTTGCCAAAGGAGAAGTCGTGGAAGGGGATAAGCTGCAGGTGCTCAATTCCCTTAAAGCTGAATATGAATCACAGGTGTGGAGCGAAGCCAACTACAACTGGGTAATTGTAGGCTATACTTTGCTCGTTTTTCTGGCCTTGCTTATGCTGATGTTATTTATTCGGAAATACCGCTATGATATCTTTCAAAATAACATAAAAGTCACCTTCATTTTCTTCAATGTGACGCTCATGGTGCTGCTCACCGTGCTGGTAATACGTTTTAATGTGGCTTACGTATACGTGGTGCCTTTATGTGTGCTGCCTCTTACCATTAAAGGGTTTTTTGATTCCCGGCTGGGGCTTTTCACTCACGTGATCACCGTTCTGCTACTCGGCTTTATTGTGCCCGACAGCTATGAATATATGTTCCTTCAAATTATCGCAGGGATAGTAACCATTCTCACGGTTTCAGAACTTTACAAAAGAGCTAACCTCTTTATTACCGTAGGGCAAATTACCCTGGTGTATATTGTTTCTTACTTTGCCTTTACCATAATTCAGGAAGGTGCTATTTACGAGGTAGAACCCGAAACTTTTCTCATGTTCCTGCTTGGTGGTTTGGCAACCCTTTTTGTGCAGCCGTTGATCTATGCCTATGAAAAGATTTTCGGGTTGATCTCAGATATGTCACTGCTCGAATTGTCAGATACCAATTCCAAACTGCTGAAAGAACTTTCAGATAAAGCGCCGGGAACCTTTCACCACTCCCTCAACGTGGCCAATCTCGCCGAGGCCGCGGCAAATGAAATTAATGCCAATGCCATGCTGGCAAGGGTAGGTGCCCTGTATCACGACATTGGAAAGATGCGTAACCCTACCTACTTTACCGAAAACCAGACTACCTCTGTAAATTCCCACGACGAACTTTCTCCAAAAGAAAGTGCCGAAATTATTATCGAACATGTCATCAACGGGATAGAAATCGCCAAGAAAAGAAATCTGCCCGACAGGGTGATAGATTTTATTCGTACCCATCATGGTACCACCACGGTCTATTACTTTTTGAAGAAAGCCATGGAGAATGACCAGCAGGTCAATGAAGACGATTACCGGTACCCCGGGCCTATGCCTTTTAGCAAAGAAACCGCGATTCTCATGATGTGCGACAGTGTTGAGGC
This Salinimicrobium tongyeongense DNA region includes the following protein-coding sequences:
- a CDS encoding acetyl-CoA C-acyltransferase, with the protein product MNKEVVIVSAARTPIGSFLGSLSTIPATKLGSTAIKGALEKINLKPEMVDEVLMGNVVQAGLGQAPARQAALGAGIPYSVPCTTVNKVCASGMKAVMQGAQSIALGDADIIVAGGMENMSMIPHYLHLRNGQKFGPATMIDGLQKDGLMDAYNQLAMGVCADNCAIEHEFTREDQDKFAAQSYERSAKAWKEGKFDNEVVPVEVPQRKGEPVIVKEDEEYKNVKMDKLASLRPAFSKEGTVTAANASTINDGAGAVVLMSREKAEELGLKVLASIKGFADAAQDPEKFTTAPAIALPKALKKAKISQEEVDFFEFNEAFSVVGLANMKILGLTDKNTNVNGGAVSLGHPLGCSGVRIIITLLSVLEQNNAKIGAAAICNGGGGASAIVIERPQ
- a CDS encoding HD family phosphohydrolase, with the translated sequence MKSFINSLYKNQDLFYKVFLFLLTTFIIVYMFPKGGKFKYEIPKGKPWQYENLYAPFDFAILKTPEELAAEKEEINKTHIPYYDYNAEVVSQVEASLEEQFVRIFPDTLTRRENMRLQDFIQNTFEEIYDAGVLQEIVPLSPDQLIYLREGNEVTEVTYKSIIKQNQLRDFLNRKIDQAQLQNYREELIGLFFDSVRPNVTYNEALTQSDLESRYNQISYTRGNVERGTIIVAKGEVVEGDKLQVLNSLKAEYESQVWSEANYNWVIVGYTLLVFLALLMLMLFIRKYRYDIFQNNIKVTFIFFNVTLMVLLTVLVIRFNVAYVYVVPLCVLPLTIKGFFDSRLGLFTHVITVLLLGFIVPDSYEYMFLQIIAGIVTILTVSELYKRANLFITVGQITLVYIVSYFAFTIIQEGAIYEVEPETFLMFLLGGLATLFVQPLIYAYEKIFGLISDMSLLELSDTNSKLLKELSDKAPGTFHHSLNVANLAEAAANEINANAMLARVGALYHDIGKMRNPTYFTENQTTSVNSHDELSPKESAEIIIEHVINGIEIAKKRNLPDRVIDFIRTHHGTTTVYYFLKKAMENDQQVNEDDYRYPGPMPFSKETAILMMCDSVEAASRSIKEPTAKMIDEFVERIINKQMEDGQFLNSNITFMEIQQVKKVLKRKLKNIYHLRIEYPE